From the Nodularia sphaerocarpa UHCC 0038 genome, the window ACCATTACGTTTGGCAATTACTACGCCTTCGTAAGGTTGTACACGAAATTTTTCTCCTTCCTTAATCTTGACACCGACTTTTACGGTATCGCCCACATAGATGATGGGCAGATCCGATTTTAGTTGTTCCGCTTCAATGGAGCGGATGATCTCTTGAGCGCTCATAGTCTTTCTACTTTAAAAACTCACAATCACTAATCATAAATCGATAATCCTCTTTCAGTCTACTTATTTAGATCAAAATCTCCATAATTTTGCTGTTGACAATGGACTGGACACAGAAACAACACTGACTAAAAGTCGGGAAACCCTTATCAATAGGGCAAGCTAGGCTAACGGCAGTTGCTATCCAGGGGAAACCACCTTGCTGCTTGCCTCTTCCTTTGGGAGAATACCGGACTGCCTCATCAAGGCACTGGTTGCGGCTAGTACCGCCGTGAAGTCAGACAATTTTAGATTTTAGATTGACCCCATAGATAAATCTAGGGGCTTGTACCACTATTAATTTTTATATGATCAAAGTAATAAAAGAGCGTTAGGGAACACCAAAAAATCAATTCGCCAAAAATTGTAGGGTGGGTTAGCGGAGCGTAACCCACCATCATCCCTACCAATAAATCAATTGTCCACATCAACCAACCACACCAGAGACAGTAGACAGGTCTTCATCAGAGTTTGACAGGTTTTTTGCGTTAATTAAGAAGTCCTTAAGTTTATGGTGGGTTACGGACTACCGTCCTAACGCACCCTACTGGACTGACAAGCCTAAAATGATGCATTAGATTTCTAAGTAAAATCGCGCTAAAGCGCAACTACGAACATTTTCTATTGCATCATTTTAAGCTTGTCACGCCACTACTAATTATTTTTTGATTTGTCAGTTTATGGTGGGTTACGGACTACCGTCCTAACCCCGACTACTATTATTTTTTGATTTGTCAGTCTCTTACCGGGAGATTTTCACCGATTTGCTATTCAACTTTTGGTTGCTGTTTTAAGGGAATCTCAATTACAAATTCTGTCCCCTTACCCAAAGATGAAATACAGTAAAATTTACCTCTGTGATTTTTGGTAATAATCTGGTAGCTAATAGACATCCCCATTCCGGTTCCTTTCCCAATTGGTTTCGTGGTAAAGAAAGGGTTAAAAATTAGTTGTTTGATTTTTTCGGGTATACCCATCCCATTATCGCTAATTTTAATGATAACTTCATGCTCGTTGAGCATTTTTGTAGAAATACGAATGATGCTAGGAGATGCCTGAATCTTCTGGTAAGAGAGTTTTTGGTCTCGTTCTTCTAATACATCTATGGCATTAGTTAAAATGTTGATGAATACCTGATTTAATTGCCCTGCATAGCACTCTACTAGAGGCAAATCTCCATATTCTTTGATGACTTCAATGGCGGGATATCCTGGTCTATCTTTAAGACGACTTTTTAAAATGAGCAAAGAACTATCAATTACTTCATGGAGATCGACTGCTTTATATTCAGATTCATCTAGGCGGGAAAAATTTCGTAGTGAAAGCACTATTTCGCGAATGCGTTCGGCTCCCATTTTCATTGAGGAGAGCAATTTAGGTAAATCTTGCATCAAAAATGCTAGGTCTATTACCTGAATTTTTTCCTGAATGATAGGAACTGGTTGGGGATAGTTTTCTTGATATAAGTTAATCAGTTTAATTAGGTCTTCAATATAATCATTGGCAGGGTTAAGATTACCATAAATAAAGTTAACTGGGTTGTTAATTTCGTGGGCGACTCCGGCGACTAATTGACCAAGAGAAGACATTTTTTCACTCTGGAGCATTTGAGTTTGAGTTTGTTGTAATTCCCCTAGTGCTTTTTCCAGTGTTTGAGCTTGTTGGCGGAATTGAACTTCTGATTGGCGCAAAGCTTCTTCAGCTGTTTTGCGATCGCTCACATTACTCATTGTCCCAGCTATGCAGCTCGTTCCTGTGATGTGATTGACTAAAAATTTGCCCCGATCTTCTACATAGATATAGGAAGCATCTTTTTTCTGGAGGCGATATTCAATTTGATACTGACTTTGACTCTGTATTGCTGAGTTCCACATACACAAAACCCTTGATCGATCATCAGGGTGAATTTGTGCTTCCCAAGTAGCTAGGTCAAATTCTTGCCATTCTTCAGCAGTGTATCCCGTAATTTCTTCTATTGCTCCTGCCCAGTGAATGTGACAGTCTACAAGATCATAAACATAAATCAATTGTCCGGTTTGCTCAACGACTAAACGAAACTGATTTTTGCTGACAGCTAGAGCTGCTTCTACAGATTTGCGATCGCTCGACTCAATCACTAGTCTGACAAATTCAGTAATCGAACTAATAAAGTTTTCTTCTTCTAAACTCCACTGTCGCTGAGTACCCAAATGTTCACAACACACTACACCAATCACCTTTCCCCTCGACCAAATCCTGACATCGAGCATGGAGGTAATGCCTAATGGTAGTGTATAATTTGCGGAAAATTCTGAAGTGCGAGTATCTTGGTGAACATCAACAACGGACAGAATTTGTTCTTCTTTCAAAGCTTGAAAATAGCTGGGATAGTCACAAACTGACAATTCAAAACCAGAACTGTGAGAATTACTAGGACGTTCATATAAATCAGAGCATTCAATTTTGCCATAATCTTCTGTGTACAACCAAACACTCACACGGTCAACATCCAAACCCAGGCTAGCTACTTCTGTGACATATTTGATCGCAGTGGTAAAGTCATCGTATTGCAGTGACTCACTTTGCACAAGTTGCTGTAAAGCAGTGTTGTGTCTGCGAAAACTCTGTTCAGTTTGCTCTTTTGCTGCTTCAGCTTGCTTGTATTCATTAATTTCTTGTTGTAACTGATTCACTCTTTCATTTAAGAGTGCTGTTTGGGCTTGTATTTCTTGCTCTAATTTTTTACTGATTTGCTGTAAATTAATTTCTAATTGCTGCTCTTTATTTCCAGAATTATTATCTGTGATTCCTTCCAGAATACTCCGCAAAAACACTTTTATATCTAATGGTAAATTTTGTTGATTGTTAGAAGTAGAAACCTGGTTTAAAAATTCCATCTTCCTGTAGCCTGCAAGGGATTAAATTTATATAATTCTGGCATATTTTCCCAAATGCTTTGGAATGCATAAATTAAAAAGTTGTATGTATAGCAACACTTCAAGATAGTAAAAGATGTCAAATGGGTTCTATAGAGATTTGAGGCATAGCTGTGAGAATTCAAATAGCTACACTGTTTTCAGTGGTTTAGTAAAGTTCTCAAGCTAGTCCTAAAAGCTTAGGATTTTTTGTATGTTTCTTCAAAAGATTTTCTCATCTGTTCAGCGCTTACAAGGTTTTTCAGAATACGTATCAAAAATAACAGCAGAAAAATAGACAAGATATCTACACCTATACAGATGGATTGTGAAGAAGACTCTAAACAAAAAGCATTAAAGCGAAAGCCCAGGAATTTTCCTACTATGGGAGGCCAGTAAAAGAAGTTAAACCTGATCTCAGGAATGGAAAGTGCTTGTGCAATGATTGACAAAATGACACCAGCCCTCCTCTTGTAAAATACAAGTAACCCGCTAGCAAGTAATAGAATTCTGAATAACACATCAAACGGATTGTCAGGGGCAAAGTTAACAAGTGCTGTAATTACTTCAAAAACGGCAATAATTCTCAGCCAGAATATATCACTTTGATTCACTAACTTTATCCTCCTTATTGTTAACGCAAGCCGAACTAAGGTAATGCGTCAGCTTTCACCAATAGCTAAGAGATGGGATTTAGCTAAAGTTGTACTATTTGAACTAGTAGTTTTCACACAAAATTGACTGCAATAAGATAAATTTAACTTAAAACGTTAAAATACCGCCATTGTTCGTGGTATAAAGGTTTGTAGTCAGGACTTTAGTCCTGAATTAAGGGCTTAAGCCCTTACTACGAGCTAAATCACAAAAATTTTACATTC encodes:
- a CDS encoding ATP-binding protein, which gives rise to MEFLNQVSTSNNQQNLPLDIKVFLRSILEGITDNNSGNKEQQLEINLQQISKKLEQEIQAQTALLNERVNQLQQEINEYKQAEAAKEQTEQSFRRHNTALQQLVQSESLQYDDFTTAIKYVTEVASLGLDVDRVSVWLYTEDYGKIECSDLYERPSNSHSSGFELSVCDYPSYFQALKEEQILSVVDVHQDTRTSEFSANYTLPLGITSMLDVRIWSRGKVIGVVCCEHLGTQRQWSLEEENFISSITEFVRLVIESSDRKSVEAALAVSKNQFRLVVEQTGQLIYVYDLVDCHIHWAGAIEEITGYTAEEWQEFDLATWEAQIHPDDRSRVLCMWNSAIQSQSQYQIEYRLQKKDASYIYVEDRGKFLVNHITGTSCIAGTMSNVSDRKTAEEALRQSEVQFRQQAQTLEKALGELQQTQTQMLQSEKMSSLGQLVAGVAHEINNPVNFIYGNLNPANDYIEDLIKLINLYQENYPQPVPIIQEKIQVIDLAFLMQDLPKLLSSMKMGAERIREIVLSLRNFSRLDESEYKAVDLHEVIDSSLLILKSRLKDRPGYPAIEVIKEYGDLPLVECYAGQLNQVFINILTNAIDVLEERDQKLSYQKIQASPSIIRISTKMLNEHEVIIKISDNGMGIPEKIKQLIFNPFFTTKPIGKGTGMGMSISYQIITKNHRGKFYCISSLGKGTEFVIEIPLKQQPKVE